NNNNNNNNNNNNNNNNNNNNNNNNNNNNNNNNNNNNNNNNNNNNNNNNNNNNNNNNNNNNNNNNNNNNNNNNNNNNNNNNNNNNNNNNNNNNNNNNNNNNNNNNNNNNNNNNNNNNNNNNNNNNNNNNNNNNNNNNNNNNNNNNNNNNNNNNNNNNNNNNNNNNNNNNNNNNNNNNNNNNNNNNNNNNNNNNNNNNNNNNNNNNNNNNNNNNNNNNNNNNNNNNNNNNNNNNNNNNNNNNNNNNNNNNNNNNNNNNNNNNNNNNNNNNNNNNNNNNNNNNNNNNNNNNNNNNNNNNNNNNNNNNNNNNNNNNNNNNNNNNNNNNNNNNNNNNNNNNNNNNNNNNNNNNNNNNNNNNNNNNNNNNNNNNNNNNNNNNNNNNNNNNNNNNNNNNNNNNNNNNNNNNNNNNNNNNNNNNNNNNNNNNNNNNNNNNNNNNNNNNNNNNNNNNNNNNNNNNNNNNNNNNNNNNNNNNNNNNNNNNNNNNNNNNNNNNNNNNNNNNNNNNNNNNNNNNNNNNNNNNNNNNNNNNNNNNNNNNNNNNNNNNNNNNNNNNNNNNNNNNNNNNNNNNNNNNNNNNNNNNNNNNNNNNNNNNNNNNNNNNNNNNNNNNNNNNNNNNNNNNNNNNNNNNNNNNNNNNNNNNNNNNNNNNNNNNNNNNNNNNNNNNNNNNNNNNNNNNNNNNNNNNNNNNNNNNNNNNNNNNNNNNNNNNNNNNNNNNNNNNNNNNNNNNNNNNNNNNNNNNNNNNNNNNNNNNNNNNNNNNNNNNNNNNNNNNNNNNNNNNNNNNNNNNNNNNNNNNNNNNNNNNNNNNNNNNNNNNNNNNNNNNNNNNNNNNNNNNNNNNNNNNNNNNNNNNNNNNNNNNNNNNNNNNNNNNNNNNNNNNNNNNNNNNNNNNNNNNNNNNNNNNNNNNNNNNNNNNNNNNNNNNNNNNNNNNNNNNNNNNNNNNNNNNNNNNNNNNNNNNNNNNNNNNNNNNNNNNNNNNNNNNNNNNNNNNNNNNNNNNNNNNNNNNNNNNNNNNNNNNNNNNNNNNNNNNNNNNNNNNNNNNNNNNNNNNNNNNNNNNNNNNNNNNNNNNNNNNNNNNNNNNNNNNNNNNNNNttttttttttttttttttttttgaatgaatgctAAATTATATTCAGCCAAAAAAACCCTTTGTACAAAGTATTGCATCTTGGTTTCGAAATAAAGATTAAAAGTTATTAGAAAAACAAAGGGAGCTTAAGGTCTGGACTGAAACCAGACTTGTAAACCATCCCGTAGCTTCGCAAGATCGTTTTGCTGAACAGAGGATATCTTATTACGAACTAGGCGACCTAGGAACTGGATTATCTGAGTCAAAGTACGCGGCTGTTCTCCATGACGGCGTTTGTTTCTCTCACACCAGAGCGTGTGGACAGTGGCTTGAAAAGCAagtcccaccaaaaaaaaaaaaacacgtcaTCTAAAGATACGACGCCGTATTTTGTAACCAATGTTCTTGATAAACCACATGGTacaatttggtttggtttaatttgcaCAAACCAATGTTGAAGAAACTacataaattttagttaaagtTGTCTTTTTTATAGGATTCGAAAGAAAGAAGTCTctgaaatatcaaaatttttgtattatagaaaaatctttaaactaCAAAATTTGGCCGATCGCTAATAAATTTGAAGTTAACGttctaacaaattaaaaatactgATAATGGCATTGAAATACTGATTTGTAGTATAAGTTGATCCACTGCATTTATGATTTATGGTTATGTAGTTTTCTTTACCATCAATGGAGTTTACTAAAAGAGTAAATTAGGAAAAATACTCTCTTTTTATTACACATTTCAAAATACCCCTTTTctattatcttttaaaaaactattctaaaatatacaaaattactAAGATGATCTTActtcaacataataattaaccaaaaaactaTATTTCTAATATCAAATCAGTTTATTGgtaatattaaaatgtttaattttaaaaatttgttatataactaataattttaaagattatgatcctaaatatttttaataaataataatgaataataacatattttcatGGTGCAGATGTGATGattgattatattaaaaacacctataatagtttaatttccaagtcttttttttctaaaagagAATCATagaattgaaacaaaaaaattggtgatATTATGAATTGAATAATGTGTTTGGAgtgttgaattttgtttctttatatagcaTGAAATATATGAAGCGGTATACTTTataatacatatttatttaaatatgatctttttaaaatttaatatacaaaatcaataaactatatgtttgttatatatataaaaactataataaatataattcaaattttatttatttataaggataatatataaaaaattatattcatctCGCTGTAATTGCTCTGGCGTTATATTCTTCTGTCATACTGACCAAATGGTCAAAATTCTTTGGGAGTTTGACTATGTTATCTCGGATCTGAGAAATGGTAGAAGATGATGTAAGAATGgttaatttgttttcataagATGATTGTGATTTATTACTTTGCGCATTTTATgaacattaaatattaatattagtttATGCTTTTTACAAATAATCTCTACCATCAATCCATTGGacaaaattttattgatttCATCTCAATATTAGTAACGCCCGTATCtcgcatgctacctctctatctTATCAAAGAATACTTGAATTTTAGTAACTATATCagaaaatttaatgtaataacAACACAATAATAGTAAAGCTGAAAACTAAAATCATTTCGTATCGCTAACACTtagcaaaaaaatttaaattatcgCCACCAAATTATAAAAGAGaacattaaaaatctaaaatatcacCATTCTAAAAAAAGTCACCAAAGAAACAAtactcctcttcttttttttttctttttaataaaaatgtatcttattatataatgtCAATTAGTAAACTCAAACCttataattcatataataatatgcaaatattgttatatttctaaaaatgtgaTAATGGTGGTATAGTTAATAAAACAGATTTTCAGAGTTTTTTTCGTTCGTTTTATATGcacaataaatttatttagatttaagcATGTGGCTCAACAGTCAGGCTGTGCCAAATTTTGAGTGAACACATCaaataatcaattaataaaaaaaataatgtcaaagtcaataattatgtttgcaGAAAGATAAACATGAGTAAAATCAAGAGGGGTTAATATGTTAACAGTTGAATTCGATCAAGCAAAACGACAGTACACACATGTCGGATTTGCTCAGATCCTCAATAGTTCTGAATTTCTCATGTCTTTTGTAATAAAAGATTGGATCCAAAATAACCTTCagaattttattaaaacaatatattaagaAGTGGACCAAATTAAGACTTCACATTTTTCGGACGGTCGAATATGAAACTGTAAATTGTAGATTTCGATGTAAGTGAATATCTAACTtgttgtatttaattatttagttttacaatttttaaacaaTACAATAGGACAATAGGGACTTTCATGTGTGTCGTCGAGAAGTCATTATTATGAAACAGCACCTCCTTGCTTCTTTCTTAGCTCTGTAGAGGATATATCCATCCGGAATGTGTTTTCTGGAATTGAGATAAACATATCGTTTATTTCATCAGGAATATCAAGATCATCAAGAACCTGCagaggatgaggaagaggagCAAGGGATAAGTAATCCATAGACAATAAAATCCATAGAAATGCTCGAGAGCGTAAAAAGTCGTATTGGTCGAGATTCTAATGTTGAGATCAAACCTTAAATACACCGTCTACATTGCGGCCACCAACAAGGAACTTGCAGCCTGTTCGTTTGCAGTCACCTAGTACCTCCAACATTCTTTTTTCGCTTCCTTCGTAGTACTTTGGCTGTAAGAAGTTAAAAGTTCCTTATGGTTTTTGATTTGAAAGAATAGAGTGCTTTAAACGTTCATGATAACAACAGTGTACTAGTGTTAGCATATAGATCTAATTGTAGGGTTAAAAgaacgaaacaaaaaaaggatCAGGCATACATTTATGAGCCTTGATGCAGTGTCGGCACCAATTACAAAACTGCTTCCAGGGAAGAGTTCAGCTTTCTTGTAGAAGAATGGCTGATTTGAAACTATTACCGTCTTTCCTGCCAACGGGATACCAAACCAATATCAACCAATGGCACTAGTAGTAACACATAAACTTGCACTGGTAAAAAGTTGTAGCTTGAATCTGGATCATCAGATTGTTGTAACTCAGAGATGCACAAGAAAGTGGTGCACAAGATTGAAAACATGAACAACTAGTGAGTGAAAAATGAAGATTACCAAGTACTTCAAATTGCTTGACACGATCTTTAATCTCTGCAACTGTAAGCGATGGTTTGTCTGCATTTACTGCAGATATTTCAAAACATGGATACCCTCCGCCCTCAGAAACACTGCACAAACAAATCTGCTTCTTAGATTGTTTACACTTTGTTATGAGATTTGTAGTGGGTGATAATTAAAACGTCGAAAGGCCACAAGACTCTCCAAAAACTAACTATGGAATCAAATCATATAGCACAactaaagggataatcaaattGCAAACTACCTTGCATAACATAGCATATCAGATTTAGCTAAGAAACATATATTCAGTCAAGAGTCAAAAGACAATAATAAGTAATACATAATGGTTGAATAATAAAGAGATACTAGCCTACCTCATACCAGCTTCCAACAACTTAAGATGACCCTCATGTAATGGGTTAAAAGAACCAGGCAGTATAATCTTTCTATCTTTATCCGACCCGTACGAGTCTGCAATAAAGGTAAAACTACATCATTAAAGGCCACAAATTGCAAGATTCAGTTTATAAAAACCTTCTATGATTCACATGACCAAAATCTTACCCTTAGAAAATGGATAAATCTTAGAGCACACTTGTCCACCTATAAGCTGCtctagctcttcttcttcactaaccTGGGTTTCAGACTCATTAGGCACCTCAGACGCAGTCAAGCCAGAGTCAAGTGTCTCAGAAACTTGGCATGCTTTGGCCATAGCCTAAGATAGTAGTAACCAGAAAAGGTTTTAAGAACTCATGAGTACAATGCTTTCAGAAAATTTATCCCCTAGATAGGTACTAGGTTGTAAGACTAGCTGTGATATAACACACCTGGATTAGTACACAGCTTGCcactttatcttcttcctctcgggTTCGTTTTCCCTAAAACATTCCACAATAAGATAAAGAAACACATGAGGGTATAGATAACAACAAAGAGTAAAGcaagaaatgagaaagattgTTGCAATCACCTTTGTTAGAGTAACCGAAGTTTCCCATATCCGGTCGGATCCTCTTACCGACAAAAAAAACCTACtcacagaacaaaacaaaactatgagTAGTAATAAGAGAAAGCATCTAATTCCCCTGACCATATGGTTGTTTGTCCTGGACTACAACTTATATTGATAGCTAATGTCTCAAGCAAAACACATTTATATTCAGAGCAGGGCACATAACCTGTGATCCCCACGCTTTGGACGAGAAGCTGCTAATGTTCCCGTAAAACCAACACCAAGAACCGCACATCCTATCCACCAAAATTAGCAAGTCAAAACAATCCAAGATTTCTACTTCTTAGCTAACAAGCAACAACTATGTCTCTTTTCATAATCCGTAGGCCTCTAAGGCCGTACATCCCTGGTTGAAtcatgatataatatataaagcCACCATTTTCAAGATTTGAACCCATGAACACAAAATTTTTTATGGACTCTCCACCAATAAACCTTAAACGAACTCAACTGACAAAAATGTTACTAAGCAACAACAATGTTAAAGAATGACATGTATAGTAAAAACCTGGTTTAGAAAGCTTAAGAGCCCGATTATAAGCTAACAAAGCCATCTCATTCGCCATTTCTTGGCTACAGTGTTGGTTTGGAACCTGAGAGAGAAAGATCAATAACTACTTAAGAGTCGGGGGGGGGGAGGAAAGAAAAACTGATCATTGATAATTGATTTGAGGTAA
The Camelina sativa cultivar DH55 chromosome 6, Cs, whole genome shotgun sequence genome window above contains:
- the LOC104790416 gene encoding uncharacterized protein LOC104790416 isoform X2 is translated as MSVPGASNTLLESVVPYSMISMVQLLGRVPNQHCSQEMANEMALLAYNRALKLSKPGCAVLGVGFTGTLAASRPKRGDHRFFLSVRGSDRIWETSVTLTKGKRTREEEDKVASCVLIQAMAKACQVSETLDSGLTASEVPNESETQVSEEEELEQLIGGQVCSKIYPFSKDSYGSDKDRKIILPGSFNPLHEGHLKLLEAGMSVSEGGGYPCFEISAVNADKPSLTVAEIKDRVKQFEVLGKTVIVSNQPFFYKKAELFPGSSFVIGADTASRLINPKYYEGSEKRMLEVLGDCKRTGCKFLVGGRNVDGVFKVLDDLDIPDEINDMFISIPENTFRMDISSTELRKKQGGAVS
- the LOC104790416 gene encoding uncharacterized protein LOC104790416 isoform X1 — translated: MAATRTIVEAIHSSATQAVVYLSGGASQSLGWLMSVPGASNTLLESVVPYSMISMVQLLGRVPNQHCSQEMANEMALLAYNRALKLSKPGCAVLGVGFTGTLAASRPKRGDHRFFLSVRGSDRIWETSVTLTKGKRTREEEDKVASCVLIQAMAKACQVSETLDSGLTASEVPNESETQVSEEEELEQLIGGQVCSKIYPFSKDSYGSDKDRKIILPGSFNPLHEGHLKLLEAGMSVSEGGGYPCFEISAVNADKPSLTVAEIKDRVKQFEVLGKTVIVSNQPFFYKKAELFPGSSFVIGADTASRLINPKYYEGSEKRMLEVLGDCKRTGCKFLVGGRNVDGVFKVLDDLDIPDEINDMFISIPENTFRMDISSTELRKKQGGAVS